In Sphingobacterium sp. lm-10, one DNA window encodes the following:
- a CDS encoding VRR-NUC domain-containing protein, protein MTEIQLQTAANTWLWNTYPQTRRKFFHVPNGGSRNAVEGMQLKASGVVAGIPDCILIHKGSAYGFEFKTNTGTVSPAQAKVHQVWQQDGTPVYIIRSVEEFQSVITSIIGQPVSAVKEVAA, encoded by the coding sequence ATGACAGAGATACAATTGCAAACCGCCGCAAATACCTGGTTGTGGAATACCTACCCACAAACAAGACGTAAATTCTTCCATGTCCCTAACGGCGGAAGTCGAAATGCAGTAGAGGGGATGCAACTAAAAGCCTCAGGCGTTGTAGCTGGTATACCAGACTGTATCCTAATCCACAAAGGATCAGCATACGGATTTGAATTTAAAACCAACACCGGTACAGTATCACCAGCCCAAGCGAAAGTCCACCAAGTATGGCAGCAAGATGGTACTCCTGTCTACATCATTCGTAGCGTAGAGGAATTTCAGTCGGTCATCACTTCTATTATCGGGCAACCCGTATCGGCTGTAAAGGAGGTAGCGGCATGA
- a CDS encoding lipocalin family protein, with product MKLTRLLSLLVVTLAMLISCSKDDDPREQEIIGTWQITHYDGRVTADHPEEFPEGRTITFQSGGTFYESGSFRDGSGTYVIKDRDLIVTIGGNTVFTYIIMSITEDQLILDELMAGTAIRVQLKRVR from the coding sequence ATGAAACTGACAAGACTGCTCTCTCTACTGGTTGTCACATTGGCTATGCTTATAAGCTGCTCAAAGGATGATGATCCTCGAGAACAGGAAATAATCGGAACATGGCAAATTACCCATTATGACGGCCGAGTAACCGCGGATCACCCAGAGGAGTTTCCGGAAGGTAGAACCATAACTTTTCAATCAGGAGGCACTTTTTATGAATCTGGATCCTTTCGCGATGGCTCAGGAACTTATGTTATCAAAGATCGAGATTTAATCGTCACCATAGGAGGTAATACTGTATTTACTTATATTATAATGTCAATCACAGAAGATCAGTTAATTTTGGATGAACTAATGGCCGGTACTGCTATTCGTGTTCAGTTAAAGAGAGTAAGGTAA
- a CDS encoding Ig-like domain-containing protein: MNFTIRLTTVISLLFLCFACSKDELSTINESEVRLNYDEEFLFSVGNASNVEWSSSDEFVGVIEQDGKFSAKHIGETDITAKVGQHIVTAKVIVDPYITDIIVPVLKFGVHSETIKSEETRAFISEDASQIRFYGQGSRESRVYYNLRRGVVDNSVMHFDYSQSIFNILLIFLGERYELLEVTPARLTYVNKEKTIGVNVTGSSSSGIRATWVPSSYTVPKS, encoded by the coding sequence ATGAATTTTACAATCAGACTGACAACTGTCATTTCTTTGCTATTCCTTTGTTTCGCATGTTCGAAAGATGAGCTATCAACTATTAATGAATCTGAGGTTCGCTTGAATTATGACGAGGAGTTTCTATTTAGCGTAGGCAACGCGTCTAATGTTGAATGGTCATCTAGTGATGAGTTTGTTGGAGTTATAGAACAGGATGGCAAGTTCTCGGCTAAGCACATCGGGGAAACTGACATCACAGCTAAGGTGGGTCAGCACATTGTCACTGCCAAAGTAATTGTTGACCCTTACATTACCGATATCATAGTGCCGGTACTTAAGTTTGGTGTACATAGTGAGACGATTAAGAGTGAGGAAACAAGGGCGTTTATCAGTGAGGATGCTTCACAGATCCGCTTTTATGGTCAGGGGAGTCGTGAGAGCCGAGTTTATTACAATTTGAGAAGGGGTGTCGTAGATAATAGTGTTATGCATTTCGATTATAGCCAAAGCATTTTTAATATTCTGCTTATTTTCCTTGGTGAGCGATATGAATTATTGGAAGTTACGCCAGCAAGATTAACTTATGTTAACAAGGAAAAAACAATTGGAGTAAATGTTACCGGTAGTTCAAGTTCGGGTATTCGCGCGACTTGGGTGCCTAGTTCTTATACTGTCCCGAAGTCATAG
- a CDS encoding Ig-like domain-containing protein has protein sequence MTNLFKTSTLLLVCFLQFGCSKDDPKPIPELNITEATIKFDEDVKFGVANFSNVEWSSSDEFVGGINIYGIFSGRHVGEATVTALVDGYTLTAKVVVEPSVTSFEEPLINFGADVQTIKDHEKRNAYIENSAYIIYNGRGTHENHLTYYTFNGQMTGAIITFNNGQSIIQDAVKFYTERYRYLGRLENGRIYYESADGSYRVFIGQNYASYTKDPYPGT, from the coding sequence ATGACTAACTTATTTAAAACAAGCACCTTGCTTTTGGTGTGTTTCCTTCAATTTGGATGTTCTAAAGACGATCCAAAACCAATTCCAGAGTTAAATATCACCGAAGCTACAATCAAATTCGATGAAGATGTTAAGTTTGGCGTCGCTAACTTCTCCAACGTAGAATGGTCTAGTAGTGATGAGTTTGTAGGCGGTATCAACATATACGGTATTTTTTCTGGAAGACACGTAGGAGAGGCAACAGTTACAGCCCTAGTAGACGGGTATACACTTACGGCGAAAGTTGTTGTCGAACCTTCAGTCACCAGTTTTGAAGAGCCGTTAATTAATTTTGGTGCCGATGTGCAGACAATAAAGGACCATGAAAAAAGAAATGCATATATTGAAAATTCAGCATACATTATTTACAATGGTCGGGGCACTCATGAAAACCATTTAACGTATTATACATTTAACGGCCAAATGACCGGTGCGATCATAACGTTTAATAATGGTCAAAGCATTATTCAAGACGCAGTAAAGTTTTATACAGAACGATACCGATATCTAGGCAGACTTGAAAACGGTAGAATTTATTATGAAAGTGCCGATGGGTCTTATCGAGTCTTCATAGGTCAAAATTATGCGTCTTACACTAAGGATCCATATCCGGGGACATAA